A region of the Littorina saxatilis isolate snail1 linkage group LG12, US_GU_Lsax_2.0, whole genome shotgun sequence genome:
CCGATGCTGTTGAAAagccaaacgtgttcagcttttgcTTTCTTAGGCAGGCTTTAGGGTTTTTTTGGTGGCATATTTCAGTGCTGTGCGCTTCATCTCTAACCTAAAGCAAGTTAAGAGCAGACACGAGCCTTGGTCAGttagagttgtctcccgtactcctaacgtTTAGTGTGCTGTAGACGGGTGTACGCAAACGgctcataccgcaaacggttcagaaaacgcaagatctgcactgcacaacttcagtgcacctgtacgcgagagcgctcagtcgctttttgaaaattttatcatgaaaggaaaattgtcaaataacgcgctgtccgaaggaatggagttcttatcggacatgGACCGCActcagttgaaaacgatagcacatctgaccgccatgcggctatgtgaatcggacatttgagccttttaatcggtctatgtccgatgtccgacgcctaacgacatccctgcctgggagacaatgagttaaaggaTTAATTTAGCTGAAAAGCGGTTTTATATGGTATGTCGTATGATAAGAATTATAGGggtcattttttttaataatgagTCAGAGTGCTACAATTGCAATTTGGAAGAATACTGTTACTGTAGTGTAAGACCTAACATATTGATTGGGACTGTAAAAATTAGGTCCAGATGACCGTAGCATTCAGAAATGTTACCTGAAATGTGTCCATTAAGTAATAAGTAATACATACAGTACATGTTTATTTCCAGCTTTTGTCTGGTTGGAGGTTCACTGTCATGCTGAATAAATCTAAAAATGTTCACTCTTCTTTAAAGTACATAAGCGTCACATGTACAGGCTAACTCGGAAGACATCCTGAACATTTGTGTACACTGCAGCATGACAGTTCCATACCATATCGGTTGGTTGATCTGTGTTTAGGTGGGATCTAGCTCTTCCTGTGAGCATCATAATCATATGTTATTACTTATATTAGCACCACCAGTCAACATTGTCAGGTAAAACTGACATTAGATCAGTTCACTGATAAAATTAGAAGTCGCATGCACCACTACGTAGTGGTTTGTAAAGCCAGTTGGTGTTtacaagtgtgtgtgagtgtgttcagttggagagaaagagagaggggatgaggggggggggggggggggtgtggttgAGGGAGAGAGATCTGTATTATATTTATtacggtgtaacacgagaaaattactcccacaagatttttactccagagtaaaaaatgttgtacaaaaatgttactccctttacaaaaaaagcactcccTCAGGctcattacacgagaaaattactccccacgacaagTGAAacccgagtaaacatttcgtacaaaaatgttactcccctgaggaataaataacgaataaattacttcacgagcaatttaacttcccatgccaggtgtacgaaatttttactcccttgtcccctgttagtcttggtggtggaaggggtggagggattGTGGCGGGGCATTATCcattcgcccgcatcccattttcgtgtacaaaatttttactggaagtaaaacaaaacggggagtaaaaatttcgtggagggagtaattttttcgtgccttggggagttcatttcgtacgaaagttttactccggagtacatttttcgtggagtaaaaatttcgtgtcaCACCGGGCGTGTGCCCCTTTTTCCCCATTATAGGTTCTTTCCTGGCCGGCTTCACAACTCACAATATATGAATCCGAGATATCGCAAAAGAACGATGCGTGTCAACCAAAAAGTCCCGCTCTCCATTTGACTGCATTCCGTGGCCGGTTCCACTGGCTGTTCCACTTTATCGAAGTTAAAATCAAAATGCGTGGCTGTTTGTGAGTGGTCGTCTGCTGCGGTCCCTTTCCGATTCTGGTCTCCAGTCTGTCTTTTGCTTGCACTCGTTGTACGGGCAGGCGAACTGCTTCTGGGGGTTTTCCTCTTCCTCACTGTGCCAGTTGACGTATTGTCTTGGGCATCGCTCTCCTGCATGGTTGATTATTGTGGATCGCCGTTTGAAATTGTGTTTTGCATTGCTCCTTTTCCTTTTGCAATGGTAGGGGAAGTAACTCTAATAGGGTTTTCCATGCTTTTACGTGTTTGTGTCCCTTGTGGATAAGGCCCTTGAAAGCAAAATGGTGAAaacaaacgtcattatttcACTTCACCCGTTTAGCGGTAACAATCGTGTTGTCGATTATTCTGTCGCTTTTAGTTTTTTGCatctggatattttcgtgtttttgtaaGCCACCAAACATGGATTACAGCATTCGCATAAAGCACCAGATTATCCGTCGCCAGTTGAAACTGATAGTGTGAAAATAGTCAACTTTTCGGATTTCGAATAAAGATTTGATTTTGGTTTATTATATAACGAATGTCAGCGGGAAAGGAGGGGGCAATATCAACTGTGTGGATATGAAGGCAGTATATAAATTGTATCTGCTCTGTTCAAATATATAGATATTTAAGAAAGCTAATATGAGTTGTCTACGACTGATAACTTGCTGCatttaagaagaagaaaaaaacacaaagagATTAAAACAATCTTTGATTAGGCTACTGCTTACAATTTCATGAAATTTACATACGTCTCAGTTTATAcatatgaaaacaacaacaaggctACTGCTTATATCTGCTAATGCTTTATTGAAAAGTAATCTTTAATTTTGTCACCAGTTTTACTGAGCGGCAATTATATTTTTCTTTTGCTAGAAATGTTGCATGCCTTGGCATAATCACTTCGAGTAACATCATGGCTTCATTGTATTAGCACCTACTGTGTCCCACAGTTTGGATGAACAATCAATTCGTATTTGAATGTGCGCGTGAAAAACAATTTCCTACTTTCAAAATGCACGTGAAAAGCCCTGTAGTAATTCTTGGTAGTAAAATAAAAGATCTTTTTTAAAACAGTCTCAGGTCTTGCGTAGTTCTAAAACATGACCAGTCCATTACACCTAATGATTTGTGATTTTGAACCTCAATAATAGTTAAGTTCTGTCAAGTTTTAAGTGTCGGTGGTGCTCTAGTGTCTCGTTTCAGTTTAACACCGTCCTGATGATAAATGTATTCGTGGgcgagccgagagagagagagagagagagagagagagagagagagagagagagagagagagagagagagagagactcggagagatagctcggagagatagagagagagagacagagagagacagagacagagacagagaacaattctttatttaacgagggtaatagagtaagcagttatctgcttttttacatctggccctcgccccgctaaagagggactagtctaaaatagCTAAATAATAAACAAGTAAAGGAAACAACTGCTACATGTTTATGAATAAACTGAAGTAAGAAcataatctatatatatatatacgacttgtgtctgtctgtctgtgtgtgtgtgtgtgtgtgtgtgtgtgtgtgttcgcgatgcacggccaaagttctcggtggatctgcttcaaatttggtgggcatattcaggtagcctacaccccggacacaatctggtcgatgaaaattttcaacacgtgctctcagcgcgcagcgctgaaccgattttggtttttctgttcatccattcccagtaactcttccttatcttctccagtgttttgcgtttatctcccttcccgcttcgtgtggcgtcaatccatattcccgttactattattagaaggtcactgtccacaacgctcaatccatattcccgttactatttttagaaggtcactgtccacaacgctccttatcttctccagtgttttgcgcgtttatctcccttccttcgtgtggcgtcagtcgcgtacggtgcgccactcacacggcgaagccgggtacccggcgaagccgtgtattcggctctacttcttcccggcgaagcgggtattcatctagtttatTATAAAggtacatacaatacattgcatATAAATGAAAAATGTGAGTTCATTTGACGTGAGTAAAgtattatagagtagattgcactgacgcaacaaatcTGTAAACACCATGCCCATTGACACACATTGCATTCgagataaaaaaattaaaaaaaaaatataaaaaaaatttaaaaaaagaaggaaaaataagaggaaaagcaccggttgttggttttaacaaaaTTTCTAgcgacaatttttttttcacttcatgagataagatgtatatatctggtcttaaaaacgtttgtgctggtagtttgccgcaggattgtcggaagagtgtcccagagactgctaccagaataaactaagagagaaagagtgagagactgagtgagagggaaagagagagagagagtgcgagagaacACTGCACAATAATCTTGTGACGTCAGATGCAAAATACGAAATCTCAGTCTGATGGATTACGTCTCATTGATTATTGTGACGTCAGTAGCATTGTGCACAAAAGAAGCAGGGCTGTTTTCCGTGTAGGGGTAAGCTTAACGGCGTGTTGGTTTTCTCGTCTGTCTGGCAGATACACGATTGAAACTAAAACCATGGAAGCCTCTTCGATGGATGAACGTTCAGACCATGAACAAGATAATCAGAACACAAACCGcagtgaagcctgtgctgcttCAGCTTGTGTTGAACTGTTATCGCCAGCTGGAAACGGCCTCACTGAGATCAAACCTGCCGAAACATCGGATGGGCCCTTGTCTGATAAAGGTAAAATGTATCAGATTCCGTCCATAGTTATAACAGCTCCCTCGGAGAACGAAAACGACGAAGAATCGACACAATCAGTAACAGTCTCCACGGAAGACACATCGGTCGAAGAATCCACCATGGACGAACTGATTGATGAAGAAACCCATTTCAACGACGGAAAAAGCGGCGTGGATACAGCCAGCGATGATGAATTTGAAGTTATTTGTCGTTGTTCGTCGACTCCGCTGTCAGTCAACAACGAATCTCGCTCCAGCATTTCGTCTTCCAAAGGAGGGATGTCTTCTTCCATTGACGACACGAGCCCTATCGCGAAGAGAGAAAAAGGCGACGGCAACGATAGCAGCAGAGGCTCGGGGAGCCAAGCGCAATCACCGCAATCACCAAGCATGATGTTTCTTCAATCTTCGTACTACGCTCATCACCAGGGCCAAGAGATAGCACACGACGGCTATTCCCAAGCCCAAGAACTCAGCGACGCGCATATACAAAACACGTCTGCTTACGACTCCAGTACTGCCCCTACTTTCTCGCAGCAAATTCCCGTATACAACGTCAACGGTACAACAGTCACATACGTCAGCGGCCCACAGAATGCTGCTGCTCCTTTTCCGGGCTATCAGCGAGAGGGAGGGTGCCAGGTTCAAATCCCCAACGGCTTTTCGGCGAATTACCTGACGGGCAAGGAGCAGATGTCGGACGGTGTGCAGCCAGGAGAGACGACCGGACACAGCCAGGGTGGGGGCGAAGCGGGTTTCCAGCAGCAGTCAGACATGTACCCGTTTGTCTACCCGTCCATCTACGTGTCCAACGCGGGGCTGATTTCCGTGCTGCTGCGTCACGACATGTCTGTGGAGATGACGGTGGACCGCACCATCCGCGTGGTAAGTCATCAGCACATGATGGCCGTGGCAACTGACAGTCGCGGCACCTCCGCCTGCCTCTACCACCCCGCCCTCAAGGTCATCCAGCAAGGCACCACCACCGACATCGCCAGCGACGCCGTGCGCGTTCACATGGGCCACGATGACGTCGCCTTTGCCGTCGGCCACAACCGGTATCGCTTCGACTCCTGCGACATCCAGCCCGCCACCCAGGTGAAATTCTCGGATATTTGCAAAGACCAGTCTGTCAATCTTCTCTTCTCGTCAGAAGGCTACGGTGAAAGTCTCGTTCCTCAGTGCCTGGAGGTGGCCTCCAAAGCAGAGTACGCCAACCTGCCCAAAGGTGGCGTCATCGTTCGCATCAACGGCGTCAAGGTAACGCAGACCGGCAATGGAGATGTCACGGTGGTCACAGGGGCTAAGTTTATCCGACTATCACCGTCATTCGGTATGACGCGTTTGGGGAACCGCTTCATCGACATCGAGATCGAGCGAGACTGGTCTTCCAGGGTATCCCGCGGACCTCACTGCTTCTTCGCCGCGGATCGTCGCGTCATCATCTCCAACGGCAAGCTGGAGGTGGAGGTCAACGAGCAAGGTCGCATGAAGGTGGCCCACCTTCAGCCCCGTCGCTCCATCACGCCACAGCAGTGTTTGCGTCAGTCCGACAACTTCGTGCGTCGCGTCAACAGCGTCACCTACACCGCGTCATCCGCCGCGCGCGCCGCTGCCATTGCTTCGCGTGTCCCTCCGGCTAGAAGGCGAAGTGCTCCGGTGGGGGTGTCACTCTAGCGCCAGAACTATCCGTGCTGTATTCAGTCTCCGGTCTACGTCTGCTATGGTCAGTCTGCCTGAGGCATCTTCAAAAGGTCTGCGGGTGCTGGGAACCCTTTGCTTCAGCCAATCTCCAGGACTTTAGCTTGTGTCCTCAATCCTCCCAAGCTGAGGGGCAGTCTTCTGCTGATCTTGTCTCCAGTCATCGCGTTTCCTCAACTTTAGCGAATCACCTGATGATGCACTAAGCTGAAGTGAGTCTTCTACGACTGATATTATTGTGTCGGTCTTCCAGTCTCCTGACGTAGTTTGAGCGTCATataatttgtttgtctttgttatTCTCATAAATTGAGATCGAGTTCTTCATCACGGTATGTGTTCACTCGGAGTAACTGACGTGTACATCTTCAAAACCGGAGGCACCAGCGAAGTTGGTGTCGGTTACACAAGAACCGTTTTCCAGTGATGAGACTGTCTGGTCAGCTTGCGCACGCAGTTCAAGTAAAGGGTGACCAGTAACTATttatattgtcagcacaacagcTTGATCAAATCAAAGCGACAAGGAACATTGCTGACAAAAGTAAAGCTTGTATCGATACAGTATTATGCATTAGTGACAGAAGCAGAGAGCAAGAGGAACAGGGTTGGGGTGAATTCCATGGTATTCTAATGTTTTGCTGTTAACCACCTTTCAAACTGCCTGTGATAGCCATTATAACTGAACATAATTTGAGTGTACAGTAGGTAGTATGTCGCGAATTTCATCGTCAGTTGTGATTTGCTGTTTACTTCAATGGTTCTTGCTGATTGGTTTTATTTGGAAGACTATATTTGGGTTGTTGTTTGAtgtgtttttttaatctttGTACTTTTATTTGGAAGACTATCTTCGGTTGTTGTtggctgtttttgttttgtttgtttttggggtTCTTTTTTAAATAACGTACATTGGTACTATTCTACAGTAAGGTGATGGAAATAGCCTGTTCACCGCCACAAATCTATCCAGGCTTTCACCGGCGACATAAGAGTATCCTTTTACttgaacatatatatattataccaCTACCAGCGATCCATAGCGCGGGTGCCTTTTCAGTTTTGTGAAGAGCGGGGATTTTTTGCTCAATTAGTTCAGCAGATTTAGGCTTTAAAGTTTTGGTAAGTGTCCAAGTGGAATGATGCCCTTAACACAcgaaaagcctggacagatctgtggtggtttcaACCATGgctttcaagggaaggaaagtATCTTTAAAGCATCATAATCGCtgtgactttgttgttgttgttgttgtgtggttgGGTTTTATTTCTTTCAAACGTGTTTAGAGAGTTCTCAATATCGTCATTTTGCGTGGAATTGGTTTCAAGTCAGGTTGTTAGTGTGTTACGAGCCGGGAAGCCATGGTTGTATTGCGGTTAAACTTCAAGAGTTGATACGTTGCTGTTTAGGAAAGTTGTTATTTGCAAAAATACCTGTAGttgtgtgtggtttgcatgAAAATGTATTTAACAAAGTGTTTCTCTTGAAGGTGATATATATATGCAATTTATCACGCAGAATGAGTCGTATGAATTTAAGATCTGAACGATATTGGTTTGATGGAGACTGAAAAATGTAGGGTATTTCGGTCTTCCCTGTGCCTttactgtgatgcttttactggGAACGTCTTTGCCGTGTAAGTCATAAAGCAGATATGTAATCagagcacccttccacttggacatatataTACGAAAAGTCAACCGTCTCGtcgcttcctgtgcagagttcCAACTTTTGGTTGAAATAAGTTTAGAAGTGAcatctatatatacgactagtgtctgtctgtctgtctgtctgtctgtctgtctgtctgttcgcgatgcacggccaaagttctcggtggatctttttcaaattcgGACACCGTATTCacctacaccccggacacaacctcatcgatgagatatttcaacacgtgctctcagcgcgcagcgctgaaccgattttggtttttctctcgatccattcccagtaactcttccttatcttctccagtgttttcagccgcgtttgtctcccttcctccgtgcaaagccgggtcccaggctacttcttcccggcgaagcgggtattcatctagtttatTTATAAGCGAATGCCATTCAGCAAACAATGTCTATGCACATGAAACAGCGCAGCTGatgatattttttaatttttgttcaaGTCGACGGATGCTATTATCACCTGTGAACTCATGGGCAGATCTGCCTTGCACGAGAAGGATTGATACAATTAGAATACATAGAGGCACcagcaagatcgacactgagaCTCTATTGTCCCGCCTCCAccccacacaccccacgttTCTCAACTTCATACTTACTTCCAGTTCATCGTCGTGAGCTTCTGGCTTGCAACGAGAAGCTAGAAACTGAATCGTTTTAAAGTTTGATAATTGAGCATATGATACTTATCATTTGCTCTAAAATAGTATCTGTCAGCTACAGTTTGAATGCCTCGTTTTGTGTACAGTGTACCGGTTGTCTTTTCTGACAGAGTCATGACACATATTTTCTTGTTGTAGGGCCTACTGTGATACTATAAACGTGCTGCTTGCGGCATGATAACAAACTCACTCAGTTTTTGTTGAATTCGTTGAGGTTTTGTTTTCGGTTTTGTTTGATTATTGTTTTTGAATGGTTTTTCTTACGATTTATATTTAATGATTGCGTGTTTTGCTTGGAATTTCATTTGCCTTGAAGTTTTGACTATACTGAAACTAGTACCAGATAAAAccgtcttaaaatggaaggtGTTCTACAGCATGCCTGGTGCAGCATTGTGGAACTATTGTGAAGGAGGGGTAATCTTTGCCAACTTTTTGTATACCATTTCTCTTTTTAACCTGTTTAGAAAAGGCAGACATGGGTAAAAAGAAATAACAATATATTTCATAACAATAAGCTTGTGTTTTTAACATGCATTAACTAGATACGTCGCCTTTGGAATCATAAAACCTGTATACTGTGATTCTCTCTAATTTTGAGACATAAAAGGAGTTTAACATTGCATCTTTTTTTTCATGAATTGACGATTTTCCTTATGTTTTGTCAATAAAGTGAAAATACCGACTGTGGGTGGTTGTATTGCTGCTTTGAACTAATTGCATGATCTCAAGTATCACTGGTATTCTTGTATTAGTGAAGGGAAtgattctttgtgtgtgtgtgtgtgtgtgtgtgtgtgtgtgtgtgtgtgtgtgtgtgtgtgtgtgtgtgtgtgtgcgcatctTGTAAATATGCTGGGTTAGCAAATTGCTTTTTGGCAAGAAAAGAACAACGAATACGTTGCGAGCACCATTCTTGTTTGCATATTTTTCACACGGCCTTTTTTTCTCAACGTCCATAACTTATTAACAAGTTATCAAAACCGTATAACCTATGTCCCTCTTTAAATATAAATAAGCTTCAAGAAATACAGGCCGCGAATATCAGCCAATGGCCGAGTGGCTACTGATACGGTCAGAGTGAGATCCGTGCTGGTCAGTACCCGCACAGGGAAGGCATAGGCCTATATCAATGGGGTATTCAAAATCCTTAACTTTTCAACACTAACATGACGTCAACAAATAACGCCACCAAAGTAGCTGAGAGAAAATAGTCGGAAGAATGTATGTAAAAGAGTTTTGATAAACCGTTGTCGGACAGCCATGCATAGGCCGTGTGGTTTCAATCCTTCACATATTCAGTTTCAACTTGTGACATCAAACTATGGCATAACTACAGTGAAACTATAAGTTTTTGGATTAGAAAATGATAAGAAACTAACACAGTGAGACTCAATGACTCCCTTGCGTGCATCTGGTTTCCAAATCAGAAAGTACAGTTTTGGTCATAACTCAATTTGAATCAGTAACAGTTTAGTTTCAACCCCGGGATCTAAGCCGTTTAACTTGACCGGCTGAGATGCAAAACTTGACTGGAACTATGATGGCCCACCGATGCCGCCCATACTGACTAGCCACCGGACCGAGCCAAAGACTTGGTGAACATATAGGGGGGGGCCTACAAGAAATTTAGTAACGCAAATGATGCTGCGGTCGtcgtcacagtgccgcctcaattgccccccccccctcccaccccacccacacaaccactgacacacaaaaacaccatcaTAACACACTCCGGCGCTCACCcggtcacacacaaaaatgaaatgACGCACTGATCAGCACAAAGAgctataacaaaaacaaaattaaaccaGCACATTCTAATATCCTCAAGAGTATGTCAATTTTCTtgaaaaactgagaaaataaaACAGACGCAGGCACACACCTTGGGGTACACTGAAACACCTTCCCCGCCCTCTTTTGATATTTTGACGTCATCGCATTTTGTGTACTAAAGTTGTTTTACAATAGATGGCGTTGGTTATGTGAGTTTCGTCACATCCGTGCGAGAGATTGTTTATGTTCGATACAACATGATGGCCGCAGTTTGACAgcagtacagagagagagaaagagagaacaacaAAAGATCGTCCCTAGTGAAAGTAGTCCGACTGAAAtgtgaaatttttttttaacaggtgtgtggttttatatatgtattcatgtcTTTTTCAAAGCGCCTGAATTGGGGCAAAACTTTGTCAGCTTCACTCTCTGACTCCGATTCGAGGTTTTGGCATTTGAGACCTTTGCTTTGATCATAGATGTGTATTGATGTGTAACTTGTAACTCCGTTGTAGTGTCAACGAATGTTACACGTGCATCAAAGGAGCCGTAATGATTGTCTGAAATGCTGAACGTGAACGACTAAAACC
Encoded here:
- the LOC138981996 gene encoding uncharacterized protein, with protein sequence MQNTKSQSDGLRLIDYCDVSSIVHKRSRAVFRVGVSLTACWFSRLSGRYTIETKTMEASSMDERSDHEQDNQNTNRSEACAASACVELLSPAGNGLTEIKPAETSDGPLSDKGKMYQIPSIVITAPSENENDEESTQSVTVSTEDTSVEESTMDELIDEETHFNDGKSGVDTASDDEFEVICRCSSTPLSVNNESRSSISSSKGGMSSSIDDTSPIAKREKGDGNDSSRGSGSQAQSPQSPSMMFLQSSYYAHHQGQEIAHDGYSQAQELSDAHIQNTSAYDSSTAPTFSQQIPVYNVNGTTVTYVSGPQNAAAPFPGYQREGGCQVQIPNGFSANYLTGKEQMSDGVQPGETTGHSQGGGEAGFQQQSDMYPFVYPSIYVSNAGLISVLLRHDMSVEMTVDRTIRVVSHQHMMAVATDSRGTSACLYHPALKVIQQGTTTDIASDAVRVHMGHDDVAFAVGHNRYRFDSCDIQPATQVKFSDICKDQSVNLLFSSEGYGESLVPQCLEVASKAEYANLPKGGVIVRINGVKVTQTGNGDVTVVTGAKFIRLSPSFGMTRLGNRFIDIEIERDWSSRVSRGPHCFFAADRRVIISNGKLEVEVNEQGRMKVAHLQPRRSITPQQCLRQSDNFVRRVNSVTYTASSAARAAAIASRVPPARRRSAPVGVSL